The nucleotide window AGCGTATTTGGCGGCTTTTTGTACGTGTTTATGAAAAATGCGCACTGCATAAAGCgcacaaatttaaaaaaacccgTAGAAAACACCGCCAAATACGCTTTAAAAAATCCCGAtcgctacatctgcttggagattactcctAGGACACCTTGTGACTTGAAAAATACCTGTTTTAGTATTTTTGTATAGTACTTTGCTGGGATGGGTGGTTTGGCACTGTCGACCATCTTTACGATGTATGCCTAGGTATTTGTATAAGTACCACCTCTAGCTTTGCTGTCTGTAGTCTTCCTTGGTTGTTCTGCGTAGCATGTGTGTACCATCTCTAGTACATCATTGCGCATGCGTTATACCGCGCAGAACAATATATAGATGTTATGCACTCGGATAACCCTTTATTAGTTAGGTCAATGACTCTTATAAACCTTCGGTACGTTCCTGTCTGTATTTCCACACGTGAAAACGTCAGAATACGCACAAGTTTAATATAAATTTGATCATATCAGGCTATAGGTCATTATTGTATCATTATGTATGTGCTACGTAATGCATTTATGTAGTGTATACTATGCTCTATATTACACCacactatactatactactaTGATACACTACACATGTAAAAGGTTTGACCGGTCACAGTCAGTTATGACCCCCTTCCCCATATTGTATCTATGTACATATAAATCGGACACCGGAAGCAACGCGACGGCCAATCAGCGGGGTTTTCACCCCCCGACACTTAGCCAATCAGGACCGAGAATGGGTACCAAGGCTAAGCCAGCCTGTGACGTCATGGCCGATGTAGCAGTAAACATGTATCGAATGTCAGATTACGTGCAAAAGTGCACTCTATCGTGAAGGTAGCATGGCCGTCTACAAGTACTAGTGtgacactcacacactcacacacttggTTAGATTTAAACCTCCTCGGTTAGATAAACTTTGACGTTGGACGTTCAGCATCTTGGCTCTATATCTTCGTACTGAACTCAATGTATTTTACTTGCATGTAAGAGATACCGCGCTCCCAAGAGCAAAACAAGCTGGAGTTAACATTCAGCAggtggttgttgttgtagtctgtgtaacgcgattcaatcaggctagtaGTTGGTGCAAACAAAACTAGAATTAAAGAATTACGATTATCTTGTTCTTCAAAGAATTACATGATGTATGCTGTGCTCAGTCCATACCACCGATAACAGCCGAGCCATATTTGGGCATGCGGTACACATTACTCCCGCTAGGGTATCGATGTGCACGGTGTACTAGTGTATGGCGGGTTCTGTAGCAGGCACCGCGTTTCATACTATGCACTTACAAACTTTGACAAAGACATGTTTTCATTACTGCCACATATACTATTAGATATAAGTAGTAATTTATGAATATCTTTATGATATGACAGGATTCATGTCAAAACAATTATCAAGATCTTACGTGGCTAATGATACATATTGTGTCATTACTAGATCCCGGTAGGTGGCGCTCATGTGCTGTGCAGTTGACTGACTAgtgatctcaaagcagatgttgcgGTGGAAGAGGCATGGCGTTTTCTGGCTGCCTGACTTCTATGCTAGCCACTCCTGCACGCCAGTAGAGAAGCTGAGCAGTCAGAAGACGCGTACGTTGCAATCTTTCACCCCCTGCACCTGTTTCGAGATTACTACTAGTTTACAGTTTCAAATATTATTAAAGAAGGGACCACGTACGAGCGCCGCCCAGCGGAATCAATGCAACATGCACTTTCATGTATTCATGCATGCGACATCACAGATATCATTCAATGTAGTCTTTTATTCCAACGCAATGACAAAATACAGAGATATTCGGGAAAAACAACTTTATTGAGATGTTTGTGAAAGTAACGTACTGCCAGAAGTTGAAGTAAATTGCCATATAAACAAACTATTGCAATTAACAATATTGCAACAGAAAAGGTATATAGCAGGTGGCAGTATTCAGTTGTTAACGCCCGTTTTAATGTTAATCATTGCGTCGTGCGTGACGTCATAGCCCTGAAGTCACTGTCACCTAGTACTTGGTTGTCTTGGTGACGGTGGTGGTGGAGTAGGAGGTGCCGCTGCTACTTTCGCCCACATTCTCcattctgaaaaaaaacatcattgatTAGAGTTGTATCATGATAACTTAATATGAGACATGCCTCAGTGTTGGTTGTGCTATAGATGTGTGCTAGATCATACGTGCATCGCCATTGAGATACAGTATAGCTGATAGGTAACATTGATATACTTTCTGATCTTCATTCACTAAGAACTTGCCTCATAGAATTTGCACATTTTTGTAGCCTGAGAACTTGCCACACAGAAAGCAATTTTGTAGCCTGAGAACTTGCCACACAGACTATTATTTTGTAGCCTGAGAACTTGCCACACAGACTGTTATTTTGTAGCCTGAGAACTTGCCACACAGAGGGCATTTTTGTCGTAGCGTGAGAAATCGCCACAAAGATTAAGACTGAAATCTTTTAGCCTGAGAACTTGCCAAAAAGAATGTCACTTTGTAGCCTGAGACCTTGCCACacagtacatttttgtagtCTAAGAACTTGGCAGACGGAATGCCCTTTTGTAGCCTAAGAGCTTGCCACATAGAATGCATTTTTGTAGCCCACGAACCTGCCACAAACAATGCATTTTAAAAGCCTCAGATCTCGCCATGCACAAAGTGAGAGCCTtaccgagtctcctctccggaCAGCAGGACGTTGTACTGGGAGATCTCGTTCTCCAGAGCCAGCTTCATCTTGATGAGCTCCTCGTACTTCTTCATCTCGCGCGTCATGTCGTTCTTCAGACGGGCGATCTCCATCTTGATGCTGTTGATGATCTCGATCTTGGACTCCAGGCGGGAGGCGTTCTCACGCTCCGCGCTGGCGATGGACTCCTGGAGCGCGAAGCCCTGTAGACCAAACAGTAATATCGAATAGAAACCGTCATTGCCATGATCGATATATAATCAACAGCCCCagtttggtgaccgtctgtcaccttcctcattaTACTACTGACTGGTACTATGCCACACTGCAGctagctaggtgtcgctgctaacaatgcggtcccaaatgtagaGATAAGAAACGCCCTTGGTCTTTTACGATACTTTCCTTAGTCATCAATCATTGATCGGATCCTTACCTGAGCCTTGAGTGACTCCAGCTCGGCGGTGAGTGCCGTGACGGTTCGGCGAGTCTCGGAAACCTCCGACTTCACCAAGGTCAGCGCCTCGCTACTCTGCTCCTGTTGCACCTTCACTTCAGCAACCTGCCGATAGGGGGCGAAAACAAGCACGTTACATAAAAACTATGACATTGTGTGACATGTGAAATCGACGCTCACAATCTAGAGACAGATCAATAACAAGACGTCAGGCTTATATATGGTGTTGTATTCTCGGAAAACGTTCTTTACCTTGCCCTTGAAGGAGGCCTCCACCTCTGCACGGTTCCTGGCCGCGATCTCATCGTACTGCTCACGAATGGCCTTCAGAGCAGCGTTCAAATCTGTCGCCTGGTAGCTGCGATAAAAAAGGAAGCGTTTTGTTAACCTTTggcacactaaagtagccgttACTGAGTtaaacagcagggagaaggtttatgCCACATGTACGTTGTGTGTGAATTATCTCATTACTAAGTAGGTCTCTAACCCTACTTTTCTATTCGCCTTTTGATTGGCGGAGTTGGATCAGCTGGCaggatccaagatggccgaccaatgacgtcacaattcaataTGGCGGCGCTCATTGACTCGATGGTAAAACAGTAGATGATTTTTGACATCGCTTACTTGGTAATATGATACTTACTCGCTCTTGATCTCCACGCTGGCAGCTTCGCCGATTCGCTTCTTCAGGTCGGTCACCTCCTGGTCGTGCAGCTGCTTGAGGAACTCCAGCTCGCCCTTCGCGCCCTCGATCTGACCCTCAAGGTCAACCTTCTCCATGGTCAGCTCCTCGGattcctgggaacgagaccatttttttttcaataactgGGAACGATATCATTTTTTCAATAGCtggtaatcaatcaatcaatcaatcaaactggAACGAGACCATTTCTTCAGCAACTGAAGACGAGACCATTCCTTTCAATAACGGGGAACGAGAAAATTTCTTTAAATAACTGAGAACGAGAGATCGCTTCTTTTAAAAACTTGGAACGAGATCATTTCTTTCAGTAATTTGGAACAAGGTACACCAAATAACAGTAtatacaatgtttttttatatatctCATGATTTTGAAAGAAGGTCTGTCTTACCCTCCTCAGCATGTTGAGCTCGTCGTCCAGGATAGCTCGCTGTTCCATGACCCCACCGATTCTGTGGAAAAAATGTACACTTTTGATAATGACATTCTCACAAGTACACCACAAAACTTCACATTCTGTGCTTCGACAAAGTCACTTCCTCTTATCATTTCCAAGCATTGACCGCTTTTTCTATTAACTTTTGGACTCGGTTTATGGAAGGTCTTATGGCATTACTTGCATCTTTGGGGCTCTTTCCTGACTACTTATGAGTCTGTATTTTGGCAGCATGTCCCACGACATTGGAACAGTTTACAGTCAACAGCTGTTACTTAGTGAAAGGATTTGCGGGTGACTGAACAGACGATGTGAATGCACTAGGAATGGGATCTGTCTAGGAATGACAGAGACCAAGACCACATCCCTGTTTATCTCAAAAGAGACATCTTAAAACATACACGGAGAACCGGTTAGACTGGATTTTTCTAGACTTCGCTACAAACAATGGCGGCTGCTACCAGGGACTTCCGTCGGATTGATATGTAATCTTCTGTGTCTGTTTTCTGGAGAGAAATTGTTTGGATAACCGTTTTGTTTCATTGAATAGGTTTCTCATAGGGCGTTTTGCGGATAATGAGTACGGTATACAGCTGGTGTCAAATTTCCTACAAATTATTGGACAGAAAATGGAGAAACTTGAACAGGTGTTAAGGTGGGCGTGGTCGACTCTTCGGCTTTAAAAAACCTTTCCACGCTCCTACATTTTAAGTAATCAGCTACTCAATGAAAAAACCCTCAAGAAAgttatatataactttataataAGCGAACTTTTTTTCACGATTAGTAATGTCACTGTCATTTTTTTACTTAAGTTTACGCCAGGTGTGTTTAAGCGGGCACGCCCCTATTTTTACGAATTCCAGGCAGCATGTTAAGGCGCATGCGCGGGTGGTCTATAATCCCTCTCCAAAATCAGACCACCACCGTTGCCAAGGTGATCTAGAATGAGATTACAGCCCAACCTTTCATGCGACTTAAAGATGTTATCTTTCTGTTTGTGTTGCGCATACGCAAACCGGTCAAGCGGAAAGCGTCTCGTGAAAGGGCATGATTACTTGATAGTTTGTAGTCTGCTCACGCTTCTTTGTTTCCGTGTGATAATCAACGGTGGCTGTCGGCATTTCCAGTGCCATGGGGTCAACCAATGGGACTTTGTCATTATAAAAACTAATTATCTCTGACAGCATAATCACTCGTTGGTGTGTGGGAACGCCTTGGGTTTTAAACTGCGCAAACGCCTGCTTTACGTCCCACGAGTATAAAGACAACGGTTGTCTAATCAAAGATGTTATCAAGATGAGATCCACTCTTTGTCTTTTAAAACAACGTAAAGTGCTTGTTTCGTTAATCTAGAACAAGGTGGCTTAATTTTTAACTTTAAGGTGCAAAGTGCACACATCTCTGGTTTCGTAttgttttgaaagttgaaacaAGTTATCAAAGTTGAATGGGACTACCAAGTAGTTTGAACGTTAACATTTTGGTACATGATTAGACAAATGAATGTTCCAAATAATTCAATCATACAAAATTTAATAAGAATTTCTCTTAACATGTTACCCGTGCGACATTtaaaaattgacatttgatCGCCATGCTCTACTTTTAAGGGTTTACACTGACGTGCTACTTTAGCAAGCTCGACCCAGTTCCGACAAAGTTACTTCATGAATGACTTACTTGTCCTGCCACTGGTTGACCTCCAACAGGACGCTGTCCCGCTCGATCTCGACGCGGGCCCGCTGCAGGTTGGCGGCGAGGAGCGCCTCTCGGGCCGCCGCCAGCTCAGCAGCCCAGTCGATGCCGTCGTCGGTGACCACCGCCACACTGGACGCCTCGTTGATCTGGACCTGCAGGTTGCGGTTGGCCTCTTCCAGGGCGCGGACCTTGGCGATGTAGCTGCCCAGGCGGTTGTT belongs to Branchiostoma lanceolatum isolate klBraLanc5 chromosome 15, klBraLanc5.hap2, whole genome shotgun sequence and includes:
- the LOC136420616 gene encoding keratin, type 1 cytoskeletal 11-like; the encoded protein is MSYSYSSYSSSSGGGAGGAGGSLKLGSAGGFQQVSSFSDGGAYRTSWSTGGGGRSSYNAGSLNASSGALVPVSRTRSYVQYGAGGGGSSGSIEANEKIEMQSLNNRLGSYIAKVRALEEANRNLQVQINEASSVAVVTDDGIDWAAELAAAREALLAANLQRARVEIERDSVLLEVNQWQDKIGGVMEQRAILDDELNMLRRESEELTMEKVDLEGQIEGAKGELEFLKQLHDQEVTDLKKRIGEAASVEIKSDYQATDLNAALKAIREQYDEIAARNRAEVEASFKGKVAEVKVQQEQSSEALTLVKSEVSETRRTVTALTAELESLKAQGFALQESIASAERENASRLESKIEIINSIKMEIARLKNDMTREMKKYEELIKMKLALENEISQYNVLLSGEETRMENVGESSSGTSYSTTTVTKTTKY